The Medicago truncatula cultivar Jemalong A17 chromosome 4, MtrunA17r5.0-ANR, whole genome shotgun sequence genome includes a region encoding these proteins:
- the LOC25492518 gene encoding epsin-3 has translation MGTPFFEFKKQASFFLKEKIKTARLALTDVTPAELMIEEATNGNPWAPTTVTLRSISKAAFELDDYRRIIEILHKRLAKFEKKNWRASYNSLIVLEHLLTHGPESVAEEFQSDKDVISQLKGFQYIDENGFNWGLTVRKKSERVMKLLEEGNLLKEERNQCRRLSRGIQGFGSFTQRSTPTQAILREKSLPTTFGRCNSDSNNYEDQENNSSFSTLGSMKTTIYKDDDIGNNQLLQKSESSSKENMEPSREVWNLDGESESLLDCEEEDSSRLGRFKIEDDHPFNSTTEMNSTASLLSARDGILQGC, from the exons ATGGGCACACCTTTCTTTGAATTCAAAAAACAAGCTTCATTCTTCCTCAAAGAGAAAATCAAGACTGCTAGATTAGCTCTAACAGATGTCACCCCTGCAGAACT AATGATAGAAGAGGCAACTAATGGAAATCCATGGGCACCAACTACTGTAACCCTCAGATCAATTTCAAAGGCTGCTTTTGAGCTAGATGATTATAGGAGGATTATAGAGATTCTACATAAAAG ATTGGCtaaatttgaaaagaagaaTTGGAGGGCCTCTTACAATTCCTTgattgtgcttgagcatttgttgACTCATGGACCAGAAAGTGTAGCAGAGGAATTTCAGAGTGACAAAGATGTTATTAGCCAGCTGAAAGGTTTCCAATATATTGATGAGAACGG GTTCAATTGGGGCCTAACTGTGAGAAAGAAATCAGAGAGAGTAATGAAACTGTTGGAAGAAGGAAATCTTCTAAAGGAAGAAAGAAACCAATGTAGAAGGTTATCAAGAGGTATTCAAGGTTTTGGAAGTTTCACTCAAAGATCAACTCCAACACAAGCCATTCTTCGCGAGAAATCATTGCCAACCACATTTGGTAGATGTAATTCCGACTCAAACAACTACGAAGATCAGGAAAATAATTCATCTTTCTCAACCTTGGGTAGCATGAAAACCACGATATACAAAGATGATGATATTGGCAACAATCAATTGCTTCAAAAATCTGAATCAAGTTCTAAAGAAAATATGGAACCAAGTAGGGAGGTGTGGAACTTGGATGGAGAATCAGAATCACTTTTGGATTGTGAAGAAGAGGATTCTTCTAGGCTTGGGAGGTTCAAAATAGAAGATGATCACCCCTTTAATTCAACAACAGAAATGAATAGTACTGCTTCATTGCTTTCTGCTAGAGATGGAATACTACAAGGGTGTTGA